A single genomic interval of Anopheles marshallii chromosome 2, idAnoMarsDA_429_01, whole genome shotgun sequence harbors:
- the LOC128718298 gene encoding putative nuclease HARBI1 has translation MIPLILIAEEQNPIEEKVNQQRYRKNLRLNRSAQQVPHNSFVQNFRVTHDIFNEVLREIEDDLAPMTSYGITAEQKLAAALRFFATGHFQQGIGKDFHIPMAQSTFSTMLTKVLDSMERKLCPKYITMNMSDTDTEAANNYFHAKSGISGVVMCVDGTHIKIKRPKTNEHFYYNRKGFFSINALIVCDHKQKIRFVNAKFGGAKHDAHVWNRSPVRSFFATKYRNGNTAFKLLGDSAYPREDWLLTPVRDANPGSADAQFNAQHTAGRIIIERTIGVLKSRFRCLAGTRELHYTPTKCLTVRHLTKCLSDV, from the exons ATGATTCCATTGATTTTAATTGCTGAAGAGCAAAATCCAATCGAAGAGAAGGTGAATCAGCAACGTTATCGTAAGAATCTTCGGCTTAACAGGAGCGCACAACAGGTTCCTCACAACAG ttTCGTACAGAATTTTCGAGTCACGCATGATATATTCAATGAAGTTCTTCGTGAAATTGAGGATGACCTTGCTCCTATGACATCGTATGGTATAACAGCTGAACAAAAATTAGCAGCAGCTCTACGGTTTTTCGCAACCGGTCACTTTCAACAAGGTATAGGAAAAGATTTCCACATTCCTATGGCACAGTCGACGTTTTCCACTATGTTAACCAAGGTTTTGGATAGCATGGAACGAAAGCTATGCCCAAAATACATCACGATGAACATGTCCGATACAGACACCGAAGCagcaaacaattattttcacGCAAAATCCGGAATCAGTGGTGTTGTTATGTGTGTAGATGGAACACACATCAAAATAAAACGGCCGAAGACAAATGAACATTTCTATTACAATCGTAAAGGATTCTTCAGCATAAATGCTTTAATA GTATGTGATcacaagcaaaaaataagatttGTAAATGCAAAATTTGGTGGAGCCAAGCACGATGCGCATGTATGGAATCGGAGTCCTGTTCGTAGTTTTTTTGCAACCAAGTATCGCAATGGAAACACTGCGTTCAAGTTGCTGg GTGATTCAGCATATCCCAGGGAAGACTGGTTACTTACACCAGTCAGAGATGCTAATCCAGGGTCTGCAGACGCACAGTTCAATGCACAGCATACTGCAGGGCGTATTATAATAGAAAGAACGATTGGAGTCTTGAAAAGCAGATTTCGATGTCTTGCCGGAACACGAGAGCTGCACTATACACCTACTAAATGCCTTACAGTGCGACACCTTACTAAGTGcctaagtgatgtttag